From Vicinamibacterales bacterium:
TGTACAGGTCCCCCTGCGTCACGTGATCGTTGAACGCCAGGCGTTCCCGTTCCTGCGCGATGTTACCGCCCATCATGTCCATTTCGTCGGGCGGCGGCGGAACCGGCGCTCCCGGCTTCGGCGGCTGCCGATACGTCTCGGTCTCGCTCATGAACAGCTCGCCCACGAAGCTGTACGAGCCGACGATGTTGTCCGTGAAGTCGGTGAAATCGCCGTAGGTGGGATAGAGATCCTTCCACGCCACGAGATACCGGTAGCCCGGCACGATCTTCTCGGCGTTCTTGCCGAGGATGTCGTACACCGCGATGTCGGCCGGGTTCAGCGGCTCCTCGGCCTTCGTGCTCGGCCCTCGAAGATACATCCCGGCGGCGTTGTGGAACGCGTAGACGACGAGGATGTTGGGCCGGTCGCTGAGATACTTGGCGATGGCCCGCATCGGCGCCGCCTCGAAGGGATAGTCACCCGAGCCGGCTTGCACGTACGGCGGCGCCCAGTTCACGCCCCAGTTCCGGTTGCCGTCCAGGTACCCCTCGCCGTCCTCGTTCACCTTCCCGTCGCCATCGTTGTCGATGCCTTCTTCACCGAGAATCGTCCACTCGCCCTTCTCACCCGGCTTGACGCGGACCATGAGGCGCGGATCCTCCGGGTCGGTCTTCCACATGCCGAACGGGTCTTTCCGCCGCATCGTGCAGATGTTCCCGTCACCGTCGAGATCGTCCGGACCATCCTCGTCCACGAGCCCGTCATGGTCGTCGTCTTTCGGGACGCGTATGCTGCGGTTCGAGCTCGGATCGTTGGCGTCGTTCAAGAAATGGAAGCGCCCGTCCACGTTCACCGAGGGAACGACATAGAACGCGTTGTGGTCGACCAGCTTGGTGAGCTGGTCGTTCGTTCCGTAGCCGGTGAGCAACCGGTTGAGGACCGCCAGGCAGACCTCGCCCGCCTGGATTTCATTGCCGTGGATGTTGCCGTCCACGTAGACGCCGGGCTTGTCGAGCGCGGCGCCGGTCTTCGGATTGTTCACGGTCATCGACCAGATGTCGCGGCCTTCCTCGCTCTTGCCGATGCTCTCGACGGTGGTGAACTGCGGGTACGCGTCGTGTAGCGCCTTGAGCGCCTCGCCGATCTGCTCGTAGGTGTAGTAGTGGTCGAAGCGCAGTGGGACGGTGATCTTCTCCGTTGTGATCCCGAGCTGGACCGGCGGCTTCTGGACGGCCGCGCCCTGTGCCTTGCCCGCCGGCGCAGCCTGACTCGAGCCCGCAGCCGGTTTCTGAGTCGCCGGCCTGGCGCCCTGGCCGATCATCGGCGCGGTCGAGAACGCGATGAGCGCCACCAGCGTGGTCGTGCCAATCGAATGCAGGCCTCTCATCGCACACCTCCCGTCGGAACGCCGAGGTTGATTCTCGACGTGTCACCCCACGCGCTGGACGAGTCCAACGTCACATCGAGGCCCGTCACCGTGGCGGGCACCTGGATGAGCCACTCGAGCTTCACGCTCCGGCCCCCATCGATTTCGGCGATTGGGGTGCGCGTGCGCCCGGAGAGGAACGTGACGTCCTTCGGCGACAGCGTCACCACCGCGGGCGGCGTGTGCAGGTTCTTCCTGCCCATCGCCGTCGGGAACGGCAGATACCCGCTGTTCTCGATCCACAACTTGACCGCATATACGCCCGCGCCTTTCGCCTGGACGTCGGACTTGAGGATCTTCAACCTCGGGAGCTTCTTCGCCAGTTCCAGGACCCACGGCACCTGCCCATCGAGCAAGGTCTTCACCATCGGTGCGGGCGGCGTCGTGTCGGTGAACGGCGCCATGCCGCCGATTTCGACCTCCCCGAGTTGCGGGTGCTTGAACGCCGTCCACTTGATGAAGCCCTTGCCCTGGAGTTCCTTGTCGCTGAACGCCAGGACGGCTTTCTGCGTTGGGTCGGCGCCCGTTGCATCCTTCGGCTTCGGCATCTGTTTGAGCATCCCCGCCATCTGCTTCGGCGTCATCTTGCCGGCCTTCACCCCCTCGAGCAGCATGGTCGCCTTGATGTTGTCCGGCGCGCCAACCTCTTTCAGGAACGCCGCGATCTTCGCCTCGCCGAGCGCGACGAAGGCGTCCGGTGCCATCGCCTCGAGTGTGTCGGCCGTGATACCCGTCTTCTCCTTCTCGTCCGCCTTCACCTCGGGCACCGTCCAGAGGTCCATGCTGAACGTCGGCACGCCAAGGTGGTAGTACGACCACAGCTCGAACGACCCATCCTTGGGTTGCGGTGGCTCGAGCCGCTTGGCATCGAGCTTGTTGGTCTTCAGGAACTCCTTGTATTTCTCCGACAGTTCCTTGTAGACCTTGAGGTCGTCCTCGAGCGGGTTGACGACCGCACCGAGGCCGAGGAAGCTCCCAATCATGCTCTCGGTGATCTCGAAACCTGGGGGGGCGAGCGGCCGCACCATCTCGATGATCTCCTTCATCGAGTACGTACGGTTCGGGTCGGCGCCGAAGCGCGCGGCGATCCGCTCGGGCACTTTGATCGAGTTGGCGTCGAAGCTGCCCTGCCGCCCGCCAGCCGGCGGCTGCAGACACATGTTGGTGGCGCCGAAGGCGAACGTCATGGCGATCTCTCGGTGATCGGTGACGAACTTCATCAGGCCGAACGTCTCCGGCTCGCTGCCCGGCCAGCGGCCGCCGGTCGTCGTCCACGAATGGAAGAGGTGCGGGAAGGTGATGCCGATGTTCGTGCCGCCCGGCCCATCTTCGTTGAACACGCCGTCGCCGTCGTTGTCGATCCCCTCCGAGTAGAGCTTGTAGATGCCCTTCTCACCCTTGGCGGTGTCAGCCTTCCGCATCAGGCGCGGCTCGCCATCCACGGGCATCCACTCACCCGCCGGGTCCTTCACGCGCATCTCTGTGATGAGGCCGTTGCCGTCCAGGTCGTCCGGACCGTCCTCGTCGGTCTGGTCGTCCATGTCGTCATTGATCTTCGAGGCGTTCCGTTCGTCCGCGACGAGCGGCTTGCGGAAGTAGTGCGCCGCGGCGTCGGGGCTGCCGTTCGGCACGATGAACCAGGTGAGTGTCTTCGTGGCCCCGGGGTCCTGCAACAGCCGTTCAGCAAGCGAGAGGGCAGCTTCCGTGGAAATCGGGTAGATGCCTTCGAGATTGGCCACTACGAGGACGGCGGGCAGTTTGCGCACCTTCGCGCCGGTCTCGGGGCCGATCTCCAGCAGGTTGACGTCCGTGCCGCCGGGGCTGACGGCGAGCCTGTGGAGCGCCGTGCTGCCCGGGTTCGCCTTCGCGATGGCGGTGAGCGCCGCATTCACCTCGAGCGGCGCATGATAGCGATCGAACGTGACGCCAATGCCCGTCTTCTGGGCGTGCGTCGCCGTGCCTGCCATGACAAGGGCCGTCGCAAGGGCCAGCGCCAGCAGGCAGCGTTGCGAAGTAGTGGACATGGAACCTCGCTTTAGAATGCCGGGATGGAGCAGTGGGAGCACGGATCTGTCGGGGCTGAAACAGATCTGCATATACTACGTGCGAACTCGGGCGTTCGTTCCCGCAATCCGCGACAGCACCGCCACCGACTCGATGTGGGCGGTGTGGGGAAACATGTCGACCGGTTGGACGCGGTCGATCGTGTAGCTCCGGGGCGGGATCGCCGCAAGGTCCCGGGCGAGCGCCTCCGGATTGCAGGACACGTAAACGATCCGGCCCGGGCGGATGTCGTGAACGATCCAGTCGATCACCTGGCGCGGGCAGCCCTGCCGCGGCGGGTCGAGGACGACCGCATCCCACGGTGCACGTGCGTCCACCGACCGAGTGGCGCGGGCGTCCACCGACCGAGTGGCGCGGGCGTCCCCCGACCGAGTGGCGCGGGCGTCCCCCGACCGAGTGGCACGGGCGTCCCCCGACCGAGTGGCACGTGCGTCCCTCGTCCGAGTGGCACGGGCGTCCCCCGACCGAGTGGCACGGGCGTCCCCCGACCGAGTGGCACGGGCGTCCCCCGACCGAGTGGCACGGGCGTCCCCCGACCGAGTGGCACGGGCGTCTCGCCCGTGGAGTGTGCGCATCGCCTCTTCCACGCGCGCGGCGACGAGCCGGAGGCGTCCGACCGGAATGCGGTTCAACCGGGCCGCCGCCGCCGCGCTCTCGATCGCCTCGCGGTTTTCCTCGGCTGCGGTCACCGTTCGACCGTCGAGCGCGAGCGGCAGCGCAAACAGCCCCACGCCGGCGTAGAGATCGAGGATCCGCTCGTAGCGCGGATCGGACAGCGCCCCGAGGACCTCGCGCACGAGAAGCTCGGCCGCGCGGACGTTCGTCTGGAAGAACGACGTCGGTGAGACGAGATACGACACGTCCCCCACGCGTTCGCGCAACTGCGACAGACCGAACAACCGTCGCGTGTCGCGCCCGAACAGGAATGGCCCCGGCCGATCGTTCACGTTCAGGTGGAAGCCGAACCTCCCGGTCTCGGCCGTCTGGACGTCGGCGGTGACTCGACGGAGCACCTTCACGTTCTCGGTGACGACGAGTGTGGCCAGCATCTCGTCGGAATGCTCCGCCACGCGGACCACGACGTGGCGGGCGACGCCGTCCCCACCGCTTGGCGCGCTGCCCGACACGTGCGCACGTTCCAGTGCGTCGCGCAGTCGGAACGCGAGACGATTGCCGGGTTCGGCGTGAACCGGGCATTCCTCGATGGGGAGAACCGCCCGGGACCCTCGGCGGTAGTGCCCCATGACGATCGCCTGCAAGGGCCCGCCTGGCCCGAACACGAAGTGCACCTTGTCGCGATACGCCCACGGGGCACCCGGGGAACCCGGAGCAACACTGGGCTCTCCGGACCGAGTGCCTCGGGCGTCCTCGGAGGGAGTGGTTCGAGGGTCGTCGGAAGGAGTGGTTCGAGGGTCCTCGGACCGAGTGGCACGGGCGTCCTCGGACCGAGTGGCACGGGCGTCCCGCCCGTGCGGGGCGCCATTCGGTGTCGCCAGCGTCAACTCGACCCGCGGCGCCCGCCGTCCCATGGCCTCGTCCAGCAATTCCTGGAGCAACCGCTGCTTCAGCCGCAGTTGTTCAGGGTAGGCGATGTGCTGCCAGGCGCAGCCACCGCATGATCCGAAGTGACGGCAGGCGGGCGTGACGCGGTGGAGCGATGGCGAGACGATGCGTACGAGCTCGGCAGCGGGCCGGTCCAGCCTGTCGCGACCGAGGCGCACCTCGACGCGTTCCCCCGGGATGGTGAAGGGAACGGACACGGATCGTCCATCGACGTCCGCGACCCCGTCCCCCTCGAGATCGACGCGAAGGATCTCGACGATCCTCGTGTCGCCGCTCATACCCGCGCGAAGTCGATGAACCCGCGTGGCGCATCCGTGTGAATCAGCTTCACGCGGATGCGATCCCCCACATCGACGCCCTCGAACCCGCGCTCGACGCGGCCCTCGACCGGCGGATGGAAGATGCGCACCCACGTGCCCTTCGGGGACGCACCGGTGACGACGCCATCGAACACCTCGCCGATGCGCGACTCGAGCAGCAGGGCGGCGGCCGCCTTTCGAACGCGCCGCTCGACCTTGTGCGCTTCGTCTTCCATCTCGGTGCAGTGCGTCGCGAGCTGGGTCAGTTCGTCGTCCGGATAGGGTACGGCCGCCCCTGACATGGCGGCCTTCAGCAGCCGCTGCGTGAGCACGTCGGGATAGCGCCGGTTGGGGGCGGTCGAATGCGTGTAGTCCTTCACGGCCAGGCCGAAGTGGCCGGGCCCCTCCTCGCCGGCGTGCTCGACGACGTACTCGCCGGCGCCAAGCAGCTTGATCACCGACAGCGAGAGGTCGGGGAAGCGGAGCGGATCGGCCGCACGGCGCGCCGCGAGGAACGCCGCCAGGGCGCCCGAGTCGGGGTCGGGAGGCAGGTGCGTGCCGTACTGTGCGGCCAGCGCCTCGATCCGATCCCAGCGTTCGGGCGATCGCACGACGCGGCGTATCGACGGATACTTCTTCCGCTCCAGGAACTGCGCCGTCGCGCCGTTCGCCGCAATCATGAAGTCCTCGATCAGGTTGCGCGCGCGGTTGTCGTGGTCCACGGCCAACTCCCGGACCGTGTCGCCGTCGAAGACGGCCCGCGTCTCGAGTGTCTGGAACTCGAGCGCACCCCGCTCCAGCCTCGACTTCCGCAGAAGCTGGGCGACCAGATCCTGCGTCTTCAACTGGTCAACCAGGCCGGGAACGGCCGCCAGCGGAGGGGGCGGAGAGGCCTGCCCCTCGAGCCACGCGGCCACGCTGTCGTAGGCCAGCTTCGCGTGGTTCCGAACGACGGCTGCGTATACATCCGACGTCTCGATGGTCCCGTCGGCTGCGACGGCCATGTCCACGACGATGGCGCGCCGATCCTGGTCGAAGCCGAGCGAGGTCAGGTCAGTGGACAGCCGCTCGGGCAGCATCGGGAAGATCGTCGCCGGCGTGTAGACCGTGGTCGTGTTCTGCCGCGCGTGTCCGTCAATCGCACTGCCCGCCGCGACCAGGGCATCCACATCCGCAATCGCCACCAGGATGCGGGTCGGTCCTGGCTCTGCCGGGTTCGCCACGGACAACTGGTCGAGATCGAGCGAGTCGTCGTTATCGATGGAGCACCAGAGCAGTCCGCGCAGATCGCGGACACCGTCAGCCTGCCGGGCCGCGGGACGCGCGCCCGCCAGTTCGGCGAGTGCAGCCGGCGAGAAGTCGGGCTGCAGGTGATAGTCGAGCATCGCCTGCCGGGCAATCTGCCGCAGCAGATCACGGTGGGCTCGAGCGCGAATGGTGGGATCGTGCATGGGGTCACTTTACACGAGGAAGGAGGAAGGTTGAAGGAGGAAGGATGAAGGATGAAGGAGGAAGGAGGAAGGATGAAAGGTAAACTGTCACCCGATGGTCGAAGTCCACCGCACCGTTTGCCCGCGGAACTGCTACTGCACCTGCGGCATGCTCGTCACCGTCGACGACGGTCGAATGACGCGCATCGAGGGGGATCCGCTGAATCCGGCCACCGGCGGACACGTCTGCCTCAAAGGTCTCAGCTACGCGCGGCGTCTGACGACAGCACAGCGGTTGCTGCATCCGCTCCGGCGGACGAGCGGCGGCGACTTCGAACGCGTCACGTGGACCGAGGCACTCGACGACATCGCCGCTCGACTCGGCCGGTTGCGCGATCGACGCGGACCGGAGTCGGTGCTCTACTACGACGGCTCTGGAAGCCACGGTGCGCTCAGCCGTTTATCGATGGCGTTCTGGCATCAGTTCGGAGGGTGCACGCTCGCCTACGGAGACCTCTGCTGGCCGGCGGGGCTCGAAGCCACACGGCTCACCTACGGCGCGAACCTCCACAACCACCCAAGGTCCACAATCGAGAGCCGCTTCATCCTGCTCTGGGGACACAACCCGGCCGAGACCAACGTCCACCAGATGCGACTCATTCACGAGGCCCAGGAACGGGGTGCGACAATCGCGCTCGTCGACCCGCGGAGCACCGATACCTCGGACGCCGTGGACATCCACCTCCAACCACGACCGGGCACCGATGCTGCGCTCGCGCTTGGCGTCGCCAGGGTCATCGTGGATGCCGGGCTGCACGACCAGCGGTTTCTCGACGCGCATGCGGCAGGGGTGGACCGCTACCTCGCGCGCCTGGCGGAGTATCCGCTCGACCGCGTGGCCAGCATCACGGGCGTGCCAGCCGCTGCCATCGAGGAGCTTGCGCTCGCCCTTGCCCAAACAAAGCCTGCGCTGCTCATCGCGGGTTTCGGCCTTCAGCGGCATCACCGGGCGGGCCAGACGATGCGTGCGGTTGCGCTGCTGCCGGCGCTCACCGGAAACATCGGCGTACCGGGCGGAGGATGGCAGTACGCGAATCTCAACAGCCACTGCCTGGTCGATCCGCCCTTGCCACCCGAGCCCGAGGCAATCCGGCGCGCGTTTCCCATGTCGCGGCTCGGTCCCGGCCTGATGGCACTCGAAGCACCTCGTGTGGCGGCGGCCTGGATTGAGAAGGCGAACCCGGCCAGTCAGAACCCGCGCGCAAACCTCGTGAGGGACGCGCTCGCGAGCCTCGATCTCCTGGTTGTCGTCGATCAGTTCATGACCGACACTGCCCGTTTGGCGCACTACGTCCTGCCTGCCAAGACGATGTTCGAGGAAGAGGATCTCGTGACGGCGTACTGGCATCCGTACCTCCAACTTCGTACGAAGATCTTCGACCCGCCGGGTGATGTGAAGACGGAAACCGAGATCTGGCGGCTGTTGTGCGAACGGTTTGGCCTCGACACCAGCTACTTCCCGCGGGACGCCAGGGAGATCCGACGCCTGCTGGAGGGGATGCTGCCGGACACTCAGGACCGGCCGGGCACGTTGGACGCCGCTCGCAGTCCGATCGACGAACTCCAGCACGGCCCATGGGACCCGACGGGCCGAGGCGACGTCGCGTTTGCGGACCTGAGCTTCGCCACCCCGTCCGGCAAGATCGAGTTCGCCTCGGAAGAGGCCGAGCGCCGGTGGGGCGTCGCGCCGGTGCCCGACTACGAGCCGCTGGACGAGGGGCACGAAGCCGCGAGCCTCACCCGATTTCCGCTTCAGTTGCTGTCGTGCAAGACACGCGACCGGATCCACTCGCAATTCGGCAACCTGGACTGGCTGCGCGAGGTCGAGCGACCACACCGGCTCGACATGCATCCGGACGATGCGCGGGGGCGTGGTCTGAATGACGGCGACCGCGCGGTGGTGTGGAACAGCCGCGGGCGCGTCGAACTCGTCGTGCGGCTCGATGAGGGCTTGCGGCCAGGCGTGGTGCACGTGCTCGAGGGCCGCTGCCACGACGGTGACCCGGACATCAACGTCCTGACCGATGCCGGCGTCACCGACATGAACCACGGGGCCACGTTCTACGAGTGCCTGGTCCAAGTCAGTCGGGGTGACGGGCATTCAGTCCCTTCGAACGCACCTGGCACCTCGCACTCAGTGTCTATCAGCGCACCTGGCACCTCGCACTCAGCACTTTCCAGCGCACCTGGCACTCAGCACGTAGCACCCAGCACTTTTCTCCTCGATCTCCACCGCTGCCTCGGCTGCGGCGCATGCGTGCTCGCGTGCCGGCTGGAGAATGGCTGGCCCTCGTCCGCACCCTGGCGGCGCGTGCTGCCGCTCAACCTGCGCCGCCGTCCCGGAGGTCCGACATACTTCTTCTCCGTCGCCTGCCATCACTGCGATCGGCCGGCGTGCGTGACTGCGTGTCCGTCGGGTGCCTACGAGAAGCGTGCGGATGGCGTGGTCGTGCACCACGACAAGAAGTGTCTTGGCTGCCGCTACTGTGAGATGGCCTGTCCGTTCGGTGCGCCGCGTTACGATGCGGAACGAGGCGTGATGGCGAAGTGCGATCTGTGCCATCACCGTCTGGATGCCGGCGTGAAGCCTGCGTGTGTCGTTGCCTGTCCGACCGAGGCGCTGCGACTCGTGCAGCCGGGCCAGCCAGGGGAATCGATG
This genomic window contains:
- a CDS encoding M14 family metallopeptidase — its product is MRGLHSIGTTTLVALIAFSTAPMIGQGARPATQKPAAGSSQAAPAGKAQGAAVQKPPVQLGITTEKITVPLRFDHYYTYEQIGEALKALHDAYPQFTTVESIGKSEEGRDIWSMTVNNPKTGAALDKPGVYVDGNIHGNEIQAGEVCLAVLNRLLTGYGTNDQLTKLVDHNAFYVVPSVNVDGRFHFLNDANDPSSNRSIRVPKDDDHDGLVDEDGPDDLDGDGNICTMRRKDPFGMWKTDPEDPRLMVRVKPGEKGEWTILGEEGIDNDGDGKVNEDGEGYLDGNRNWGVNWAPPYVQAGSGDYPFEAAPMRAIAKYLSDRPNILVVYAFHNAAGMYLRGPSTKAEEPLNPADIAVYDILGKNAEKIVPGYRYLVAWKDLYPTYGDFTDFTDNIVGSYSFVGELFMSETETYRQPPKPGAPVPPPPDEMDMMGGNIAQERERLAFNDHVTQGDLYKPWKPFKHPQFGDIEIGGWVKMSSRLPHPFMLADLAYRNASAVLFAAGQTPNVSLDVLAPEKVSADLYKIRVRVVNAGSIPSMTYTAVQRKIHPQDTLKVSGGTTKVIAGGRVTGAPIETVAYKEYRPDVQFLQVPGDGKVEYQFLVSGKGALTVTYQSLKAGKVTKTMTIG
- a CDS encoding RNB domain-containing ribonuclease gives rise to the protein MHDPTIRARAHRDLLRQIARQAMLDYHLQPDFSPAALAELAGARPAARQADGVRDLRGLLWCSIDNDDSLDLDQLSVANPAEPGPTRILVAIADVDALVAAGSAIDGHARQNTTTVYTPATIFPMLPERLSTDLTSLGFDQDRRAIVVDMAVAADGTIETSDVYAAVVRNHAKLAYDSVAAWLEGQASPPPPLAAVPGLVDQLKTQDLVAQLLRKSRLERGALEFQTLETRAVFDGDTVRELAVDHDNRARNLIEDFMIAANGATAQFLERKKYPSIRRVVRSPERWDRIEALAAQYGTHLPPDPDSGALAAFLAARRAADPLRFPDLSLSVIKLLGAGEYVVEHAGEEGPGHFGLAVKDYTHSTAPNRRYPDVLTQRLLKAAMSGAAVPYPDDELTQLATHCTEMEDEAHKVERRVRKAAAALLLESRIGEVFDGVVTGASPKGTWVRIFHPPVEGRVERGFEGVDVGDRIRVKLIHTDAPRGFIDFARV
- a CDS encoding TRAM domain-containing protein, producing MSGDTRIVEILRVDLEGDGVADVDGRSVSVPFTIPGERVEVRLGRDRLDRPAAELVRIVSPSLHRVTPACRHFGSCGGCAWQHIAYPEQLRLKQRLLQELLDEAMGRRAPRVELTLATPNGAPHGRDARATRSEDARATRSEDPRTTPSDDPRTTPSEDARGTRSGEPSVAPGSPGAPWAYRDKVHFVFGPGGPLQAIVMGHYRRGSRAVLPIEECPVHAEPGNRLAFRLRDALERAHVSGSAPSGGDGVARHVVVRVAEHSDEMLATLVVTENVKVLRRVTADVQTAETGRFGFHLNVNDRPGPFLFGRDTRRLFGLSQLRERVGDVSYLVSPTSFFQTNVRAAELLVREVLGALSDPRYERILDLYAGVGLFALPLALDGRTVTAAEENREAIESAAAAARLNRIPVGRLRLVAARVEEAMRTLHGRDARATRSGDARATRSGDARATRSGDARATRSGDARATRTRDARATRSGDARATRSGDARATRSGDARATRSVDARATRSVDARAPWDAVVLDPPRQGCPRQVIDWIVHDIRPGRIVYVSCNPEALARDLAAIPPRSYTIDRVQPVDMFPHTAHIESVAVLSRIAGTNARVRT
- a CDS encoding molybdopterin-dependent oxidoreductase, whose product is MVEVHRTVCPRNCYCTCGMLVTVDDGRMTRIEGDPLNPATGGHVCLKGLSYARRLTTAQRLLHPLRRTSGGDFERVTWTEALDDIAARLGRLRDRRGPESVLYYDGSGSHGALSRLSMAFWHQFGGCTLAYGDLCWPAGLEATRLTYGANLHNHPRSTIESRFILLWGHNPAETNVHQMRLIHEAQERGATIALVDPRSTDTSDAVDIHLQPRPGTDAALALGVARVIVDAGLHDQRFLDAHAAGVDRYLARLAEYPLDRVASITGVPAAAIEELALALAQTKPALLIAGFGLQRHHRAGQTMRAVALLPALTGNIGVPGGGWQYANLNSHCLVDPPLPPEPEAIRRAFPMSRLGPGLMALEAPRVAAAWIEKANPASQNPRANLVRDALASLDLLVVVDQFMTDTARLAHYVLPAKTMFEEEDLVTAYWHPYLQLRTKIFDPPGDVKTETEIWRLLCERFGLDTSYFPRDAREIRRLLEGMLPDTQDRPGTLDAARSPIDELQHGPWDPTGRGDVAFADLSFATPSGKIEFASEEAERRWGVAPVPDYEPLDEGHEAASLTRFPLQLLSCKTRDRIHSQFGNLDWLREVERPHRLDMHPDDARGRGLNDGDRAVVWNSRGRVELVVRLDEGLRPGVVHVLEGRCHDGDPDINVLTDAGVTDMNHGATFYECLVQVSRGDGHSVPSNAPGTSHSVSISAPGTSHSALSSAPGTQHVAPSTFLLDLHRCLGCGACVLACRLENGWPSSAPWRRVLPLNLRRRPGGPTYFFSVACHHCDRPACVTACPSGAYEKRADGVVVHHDKKCLGCRYCEMACPFGAPRYDAERGVMAKCDLCHHRLDAGVKPACVVACPTEALRLVQPGQPGESMAPAGAPVPGFADPAGCRPNLRFLMPRGRRASLLKALRSRLSTLD
- a CDS encoding M14 family metallopeptidase, yielding MSTTSQRCLLALALATALVMAGTATHAQKTGIGVTFDRYHAPLEVNAALTAIAKANPGSTALHRLAVSPGGTDVNLLEIGPETGAKVRKLPAVLVVANLEGIYPISTEAALSLAERLLQDPGATKTLTWFIVPNGSPDAAAHYFRKPLVADERNASKINDDMDDQTDEDGPDDLDGNGLITEMRVKDPAGEWMPVDGEPRLMRKADTAKGEKGIYKLYSEGIDNDGDGVFNEDGPGGTNIGITFPHLFHSWTTTGGRWPGSEPETFGLMKFVTDHREIAMTFAFGATNMCLQPPAGGRQGSFDANSIKVPERIAARFGADPNRTYSMKEIIEMVRPLAPPGFEITESMIGSFLGLGAVVNPLEDDLKVYKELSEKYKEFLKTNKLDAKRLEPPQPKDGSFELWSYYHLGVPTFSMDLWTVPEVKADEKEKTGITADTLEAMAPDAFVALGEAKIAAFLKEVGAPDNIKATMLLEGVKAGKMTPKQMAGMLKQMPKPKDATGADPTQKAVLAFSDKELQGKGFIKWTAFKHPQLGEVEIGGMAPFTDTTPPAPMVKTLLDGQVPWVLELAKKLPRLKILKSDVQAKGAGVYAVKLWIENSGYLPFPTAMGRKNLHTPPAVVTLSPKDVTFLSGRTRTPIAEIDGGRSVKLEWLIQVPATVTGLDVTLDSSSAWGDTSRINLGVPTGGVR